TCCAGCGGACTGCTCTACCGCGGCGTCGCCTACCAGGTGCTCCGCTACGGGGTGAATCCCGACGACGAAGCGGCCATCCTGGGCCTGCTCGAGGCGCACCCGGTCCGGCTCGTGCCCAACACCCACGGCAACCGGGTGCTGGCGAACGGCGAGGACCTGACCCCGCACCTGCACACCGCCGAGGTGGACGCGGTGGTCAGCGCCGTGGCCCGCCACCCGCGCGTGCGCGCCTACGTGAACGCGCGGCTGCGCGAGGTGCCCCCGCCCTTCGTGGTCGAGGGGCGCGACATGGGCACGGCCGTCTTCCCCCACGCGCCCTACAAGTTCTACCTGACGGCGAGCCCCGCGGTGCGCGCCCGCCGCCGGGCCCGCGAGCGCGCGGACGACGTGGCGGCGATCGAAAAGATGCTGCGTTTGCGCGACGAGCGCGACGCCAAGCAGTCGAAGCCGGCGGAGGACGCCCAGGTGATCGACACCAGCGAGCTGACGCTCGACCAGGTGGTGGGCGCGATCATGCGCTACCTCCCGGCCGGGCTGGACGCCTGAGCTTCTTGCAAACAGCTACTGTTTTCATATCCGCAAATCCCTACCGGCTTACTTGACATTCCCGGGCCGGCGCGGCTAACCTGGGGCCAAGGAGGTCACCGTGCTGCGCAACCTTCGCACCCGCACCGTCGCCAAGCTGGTTTTGCGCCTGCAGGGCAAGCGCATCCAGGTCAGCGAGGCGCCGCTGCAGCTGGCGCACCCGCCCCGTCGCTGGCGCTGGTTCGCCGGGCGCAAGTAGACCGCGCCGCCCCCGACCCGAACGCGAGCCGGGCAGGGCCCGGCTTTTGCCGTTTAAGGGGGTAGGAAGTGGGGTGTGGGAGGTAGGTTTTTCAAAGCGGAAGACAAGCCTTCGGCTTGATCAGTGCCCACGACCCCCGCGGGCTGCACAGGCTTTTTCACTACGTACTACGTACCACGCACTGCTTTGCCAACCCCCACCCCAGCCCTCCCCCAAGGGAGGGCGTCTTATTGCACCGCATCCGAACCGAAACTTTCACTGCCGCGAAGAAGCATACAAAGTACCAAGGACCACGAGCTACGGGCCATAAACCTTTCTTTTACTGTGAGCTAAGAACCACGAACCACGTACTGCGAACTGCCCCTGCCTCCCCCTCGGGGGAGGTGGCCGCAGGCCGGAGTGGGGGTCGCCGCTCAGGGAGTAAGGGGCAGGGTGTGGGGTGTGGGTTTGTCACGAAGCGAAAGATGGACCTTCGGCT
This genomic stretch from Oceanithermus profundus DSM 14977 harbors:
- the cmk gene encoding (d)CMP kinase, whose translation is MENEPPLIITIDGPGASGKSSVARRIAQALEVPYVSSGLLYRGVAYQVLRYGVNPDDEAAILGLLEAHPVRLVPNTHGNRVLANGEDLTPHLHTAEVDAVVSAVARHPRVRAYVNARLREVPPPFVVEGRDMGTAVFPHAPYKFYLTASPAVRARRRARERADDVAAIEKMLRLRDERDAKQSKPAEDAQVIDTSELTLDQVVGAIMRYLPAGLDA